Sequence from the Primulina huaijiensis isolate GDHJ02 chromosome 16, ASM1229523v2, whole genome shotgun sequence genome:
GCATAAGCTGAGAAATTTACTGACTAAATAACTCTAAAACTAGTATTTTGCTGCTTACACTTTCCAAGCAGCAGTAGTAGTAAAAGtacccaaataaaataatcaagcCAATTAGCTGCCACATTGCAAAACATTAAACTATGTCCTCAAAAAATTTCATGATTTCAACCTAATGTAAGCTCTAGTTAAAAGGTCCTTTTAGATGCCAAACTATGCCCTTGGATTGATCCATGTAATGAATAAACAACAGTCGCGAGTGAACGAAAACATGAACAAGATTAATTATAGATAAAACCAACCGCGGAGTGGTCAATGGTGAGCCCGCACATCCTCTTGGATTCATGACAACTGGAAACACCCCTCTCCTCAAACACTCACAAACAAATCGCTTGATTTTCCCCTCATAACTCCCTTCCGCAGTTCCTGGAACAATAAAAACTGTAGTATCCCATCCTCGCTCCTCCTCTAACTCCAAATTAGCCGGCCAATCCAAGGACAAAACTCCACCATCCTCCGTGCCAACACAGAGCCTCTGATACGCCAACTTTTCCAGGATGTCATCCTCCTCACTGTGAACTATCCTCCCACAGTTCGAATTCACAAAATGCGTACCCTCTTTAACGAGCTTCTCATTCACATTCTCCAGCAATTCACCTCCAGGGAAACAAATTGACGGGCAACGCAACGTCACGAAGCGATTAAACGGAGTAGGGCTCGAAAACAAAATCCAACCCCCGACAGGAGAATCAAAACCGCTGCTTTCTTCAGGGATCGGAATCATTTTATGGgatttagaagaaaaatataaagcGAGGCCAGAGGTGAACCCGAGAGTCGGGGCAATGTAATCAAGGTAGCTTAGCGAAGGAAGTTGAGATAGTAGGCCATGAAATAAATTATCGGAAATCAAAGATGAAGGATTGAAGTGGCTACAGACAGTAAAGGGTCTCAAACGACGGCGTTTCCAGTGATGGCGGGAAGGGGGGGAGGCCCTCTTGTGGATTGCGAAGGATGTAAGCAGGCATTCCTTGTGTGGGAAAGCGAGGCTCATTTCGTACGCATGAGGCAGCGGCGGAGGTGGAATTTGTGGAGGATTTATGAACGAAAAAATGGCGGTGGAGATTTGGAAGGTGGCGGAAGTGGCATCGGTTATTCGGTTTGAATTGATGGTTGCGAATTGGAGTTTAGCGTAAGGTTTGAGAAATCGATGACTGGACACGTCTTCTTCAAATAGTCATTGAGATGACGTGCGTCCTCTCCATATGCTGATTCCACTAAAATCCAATTAATATACACAATAGTCTCGACATATTTATTTACCTCTCTTTTCTTAACCACTCATTTTGCAATATTCACAAGCAAATCATATTAATcgaaaatatatacatacatacatatacatatatatatatatatatatatatatatataaacatttctGACATTGTTGTTAAAGTATTGGGCATTTGGAACATGTAATAAAATTGGGCTTGTCCAAACTCCCAAGCCCAACCATTATCTGGCGATTGTAAGAAATTAGGCCCGATCaattatataacaaaaatatagttattatattaataaccaACCGACTAGAACTTGCTCAAAAGGGGATGTAGCTCAAATGGTAGAGCGCTCGCTTTGCATGCGAGAGGCACGGGGTTCGATCCCCCGCATCTCCAATTTTTACACCATTTCTGTTTTTCTTCCTCTATTCTTTTCAGTAGAATTTCCCTTTAATAAAAAAACTtcctttaaattatattataattttttattgattaaattatattatatttttaaaaaaattccatttTTAATGTGTAATCATAATTTcaacttgtttattttttattatattcgaATATCATGCGATTGTACCTGCAAAGTGGCTAAAACATTTTGCGAATACAAAGAGATCTTGGATTAAAGTCTCGTTTGTGTGGGTTGTTTATTTAGACAAAATATTTTCCAtcgattatataaaaaaatcacaaattcTTATACacatttaagattttttttattataagcgattttatttttttatccatTCAAAGTGTTAATGTAGTACACGTACATCAGCATCGCACTGACGCACATCAACGCGACATCTGAAAAAGAATAAACTCCAacattaataaaacaaaaataacatactaaaattaaaatttgacaatatagaaGACATAAATCGAAAAGAGATGAACATATCAGATCAAAAAAAACCATTATGCTGTTAAGATTTTGAaggtaattaaaatatatatatatttcatatctCATTAAAACAATCCAAACATTGGGAAGTAATATGCATAATCTATTCACACAAGGCAGACCTTTACAAGGTGCCAAATATTTCAAGATTCGTGACATTATTGTTCGATTTTAATGCAAAACAAGTAGCTACTGCTACAGTCTCACTGAGCTAAAGTGACTTGAATAAACAAAAAGATTTAACAAATCCCAGAGCAGAAGGTTTGTTTACCCAGGTGCTTCTGGATTTTATAGGTTTCTGTACTTCCAGGAGGTGTCTTCAGCTTGATCATGGCAAAGCCAAATGGATTCAAATACATAAGTGgacaatatatttttctacaatgtCCCACAATCTCTCCCTTTGAATGGTGAGTACAAATGTACAACCACCATATGTACAAATCTCACACACATGTTCTGATCCATATACGGATATGTCTATGCTGACACAAGCGCAATTGCAAAATTagtttttatttgatattcCTTCAGGCACCCATTTTCACTTACTTCAGCACCGCGTGACAACTAACTGAGCGTCCATATTCGTACTGTAGGAGATTGGACACAAGAACTGAAACGAGTAATCACCGAGGATAATAGTTCAGCTACTGTGATTGGTAGAGCTAAATTTGGGGCACAGGGAAACGTTCACCAAAATGGGTAACTAATTTAGATAAACTTTACGACCATACAGTCATTTAGAGATGACTCTCTAGGAAACCTGAGCAAACACACTTCCTTGGTGCAGCTTACCTAAATTGCTGGTAGATGGACCCTACGGAGCTCCAGCACAAGACTACCAGAACTATGATGTATTACTACTTGTCGGGCTTGGAATTGGAGCTACTCCTTTCATAAGCATTCTCAAAGATTTATTGGACAGTACAAGACTAGACGACCAAGTGGTATTGTTCGGTATCTGTAGCAGTACCtctttccttttttcttttttacttctTTTCAGTAAAGGTAACTTTAGCAGACTCAGTCGTTTTGTTTGTTGTTTCCGGCTTGTGACTCGAATACAGAAACTAGTAGATCAGATGATAGCTCAAATAGTATTGCCTCTTCATGTAAACCCAGTGGAAAAAAGAAATCACAGCATACAAGAAGTGCCCATTTCTACTGGGTTACCAGGGAACCTGGGttcctttgagtggttcaaggGAGTCATGAATGAAGTAGCAGAGATGGATCAAAAGGCAATTCTTATCCCCTTCAAAAAACTTATCATACAAATATATCTCATTTCGTCCTTAAAAAATTGTTACTTGACGTTGCCGTACGATTCAACAATCagcaaattaaagaaaatactCAAGTGATATAGTTTCAAACATAATATCAAATAGTGTTTACAAGTAAAATACCAAAAATTGTATTTACTCACCAAGAGCTCGTGGACAGAAGGATACGGGTTGAAGAAAATCAAATTAAGTCTACATTAAGATGAAATCTGCAAATGAATGTTTTCTTACGATTTCTATTATGCACAAATGTGTCGATTCTAGAAAATTAAAATCCAGTTCGATCTTCTAAGTTAATAGTGATGCACCTCCTTCCACGTCTAGAAATCCGGAactgaaattaaaatttgagaGACTGGTTAACAAGGAAAACTCCATAAATTTTCAGGTGTTTTCTACTGTGGCATGCCTATCTTGGCAAAGGAGCTGAAGAAACTATCGCACGAAGTAACTCGCAAGACATCCACGAGGTTTGAGTTTCACAAGGAATACTTTTCGGCTCCGTTTGGTACGTGTGataggataagtaaatgattaataattagagttattaaaaaatgagatatatggattaatagtatggtgggataaataacatggtgtttgatatgattttaaaatgatggattaattttgtaaattttatcgtAATGATCAAAATACCACAAATGCTAATTAagtatatattcttaaaataattggatagataattaaatatttataattataatttatatttattaaaattaatttaaatatatttattagaaatatatttgaaaatattacggtaatcattaaacacaataaattaaaatttaataaatatttattttcataagagataagaaaataaaaatgtaatttgtgGTGTGTTGATAACTTATCCTACTTAAtttgttagattaataatcaaataattaatcagAAAATTAGGTCTTAAACCGgatcaaaatgattattaatatatcttaaaattttaaccaaacattAGATAACTATGTGATTATTCATCTATCCTTATTTAATCACATCAACCAAACACACCCTTAAAGTGGGAAGACCGGATACTAACCACTTGCGCAAATTGTAATTATTATGTATAAGAGTAAACACTATAAAAATAAATGCTTATGGTGACATTCataaatgtcatcatattcaatatttagTGACATTTAAGTTTTAGTGACACCTCCAACAAATGTCCCCTATTCCAATGTCATCTTAAACTTCCTGACATTTTTTAATGTCATTATAAGATGTTAATGATAATTTCATACGTGTTactaattattcatataatgacaattttaaatGTCAGGAAACTCATGTTTTAAATACAGTTATATATGCCTTGttattatagtaataataacaaatttatatgtcaattaaaatcatttataatgACAACTAAAAGTGTAGTGTATGTTATTTATAGTGACAGTAACAAATGTGAGAATATTtgggttggataaatattggaggagggaaaaatagataaaataaatgtgagaataaaaaaatatattatattagttATCATGACATTTTTTATATGGAGGGAAACAATTATTTTCCCTCTtccaatatttatccaaccTAAATATTCTCACATTTATTTATAGtgacaaattttagttttttaatgattttttacgaTGTGGGAATCCctcaatataaaaaatgacatcaattaaaaatatcaggataactaatctaatatgtttttttaattttacacattattaattttttacaagtgTCATTAGTAAGTATTTGtaacaacatttaattaaaaatgtcaACAAAAAAGTATCACAATAGCCATTTATTGTTGtagtgaaaaatataaaatttacctCGGCAAAATGTCTGAACATATAGCATATATTTAGGTTAGCCCAATAATATAGTAGGGATTCAAACAGAGGGGAAATGATTGTGGAGGTTGGACGTAGAAAGAACATACttagattatattattttcttcaTAGTAGATTATTTCATAGATTACCTCAAGGAAAATTGCATTATCAAGTGATTATCTGAGGaaaaatgcattaaaatattGATGTGTTTGTATTAACTTCAAACCAGCAACATGGGTAGAAGAATTATATTTCCAGGCAAATTGTCTATGGTGCAAAACTTTTCCAGACGAAAAATTCAAGAAGATCCACGAAAAATTTGCCCCCCACATTTCAAGTACTTCCCATTGAGAAATTTGTGTAAACTAACTCTGACATGTCAGTCATCTTTCAATCTCCGTAGCAGTTTAGATGCCCATAGCCTAACCCATCTTTTCAACGTGTAACCAGCAAAAACTCCAGCAAGAAAACAAATAGCGCATAGCTTCGAGCAAGTCCAAAGTGATACCACTTGTCTGCATTAGATATCCGTCGTTAGAAACAACCATATGCATGTGCTTTCGCGATTTTTGTGTAAACAAACTCTGACGTTATTTCTTTCGAACTAAATCAAAACCGAGATTTTAAATACCCCATACAACAAGCGAGACTGGTCAGCTGAATAAGCGGCAGAGGATCCAACAccagatgaagaagaagaagaagaagaagaagaagaagaagagtcCATTCCTTTCGATTTTTCTAACCACGAAGCCAAGGAGCTAAGCTTTGCCGTTGATTATTCAGCTACAACTTtggaaaaaacacaaaaaaaaacattcttACTGTTTAACAAAGTATAGGAGAAACTTCCAAAAATAATTATGCgaattaaaaatatatcaaatatgtaatttaatcattttaCTTTATGTTTTTGCCACATTTTCACCCGTCAAATTcgcataatttaatttcaaattttgaaaaatatggtCCTCGATTTGGAAAATCGTCACATATGACCACCGGCGTTGGGCGGCAACATGGTGCGTCACATCGTTATTGTTAAAGTTGATGAAGTTAGAGCAATTCTTTTTCTAATTGAATGACACGCAAACATACGTGCTTCATCATCATTCAGTCGTGTCTCGACTTTTTCTCTACTAAAAAAGAGAAACCCAAAAGTAATATCGTACTAGAAATCACAATTTTGGTTATACTGTTGACAACAACAATTTGTCATGATGAGTCCTCCTAATAATAATCCTGAATTTATGACACGTTATGCGAAGGCGACAACAACCTAAGTATAGAAATATGGCAAGTGGCCCAGCTTGCTTGTCCTGAATTAATGATCGACGACACCATGTAATGCGTGGGGTGGGAAATAGACGATATGTCCCATGCATTGCTCCACTACTTTACATGGCATGTCAAACTAGATTACACTTATTTTTCTGAccattataattttatatattttattcaatccGTATTACTAATCAAAacatattatcaaaattataaaaaaaaaatacccaaaacatATGTTGTATCGACAAAATTTCCATATGTACACATTCCCTTCTCACATACAATTATGTTTGTATCCGAGACAAACACGTACATATTGGATGGATACAAATCAGTAAACACATGCAACAAATGTTCGAGGAACAATGTGTCGGTGTGCCAAcgaaaaaataatttgtgaGAAAAACAAACTCAAATTAGTTAGTTCAACTTAATTGaccaattttaaatataaatattttttttatttgaaaagatAAATCATGAATGTATAATGTATCATAcgttaaaaaacaaaattgacGTGCTTTCTGGATCCATCTCCCAGTAATGCACGAGGAATTCGACTTCCCTCACGTGTTCTAATCTCAATAGATGGACCGCTTAACCTTACTAAACAAAATACGTAAGCTTCAATTATAAATTCAGAATTTCCCACGTTTTAGGACTGGGTCTCGATCAACGCGCCGTCGGTCTTTTGACCCACTCCCGACACTCTCACTCCCCATTCATACATATACTCGGCCGCCATTTTCCCAATCCAACAGCATTCACAACTACGGTGTcgatcaattttttatttatagaaaaagGTTTCTGTTGTTCCTGGATTTATTTTCCAAGTAAGGGAATTGATCAGTTATGGTGAGATCTGCGGATCAAAGCGAACAGCCATCGCTTCCGCATTCGGAGAGGTCCTGCGACTTGGCGGCTGCCTCGTCTTCCTCGCGAAAGTACAAAGGAGTGAGGAGGCGTAAATGGGGTAAATATGTGTCGGAGATCCGGCTGCCAAACAGCAGGGAGAGGATTTGGTTGGGTTCACACGACACGGCTGAAAAGGCAGCGCGTGCTTTCGACGCCGCTCTTTTCTGCCTCCGGGGCGGGAAAGCGAAGTTCAATTTCCCGGATAATCCACCGGACATACCCAATGGCGGGTCCCTGTCGCCGGGGTCAATCCAGGACGCGGCGGCGCGTTTCGCGCAGTCGGCCCATATGGATCAACCAATCGCAATGACCGATAATTCGTATTCGAAGTCGGATTCTTTGTCGTCTTCGGATTTTTACCCTCAGAATGTGGGCTCGCCGTCCACGTCGGTGTCTGATGTGGCGGCACAGCTGGACAATGAATTCTCGGAAATAACCCTTGACAATGCTTTTCTGGATCAAGTTTTGGCCGTGGGCAGCGGAAATAACGTGCACGATTACGGCATATTTTCGGGATTTGACGAATTTTTAATTCCCCACGTGGATTATTATTGGCCggatactaataataatattccTTCTTCACTTTggaatttttagaatttaaaactttttcccTTTTATTTGAAAGTGAGAAATTGAGGTAATCGTTGACGCTGCGATTTCTGACTTTTTCCTTGGAGTTTTTaggtttttcataaactttttttgTCGAATTTTTTATGGAGTTGATGAACAATTTATGTCGTATCCATCAACTTTATTTGTATCGACAAATTATAGAATGCAAGGAATAAagatgtaattttattttacaaatattatttatgatggAAAAAATATAAAGGTTTGAAAATCGATATTATTTTATGTTCATTATTCTAGTTTCTTTAAATCTGATATAGACgtttgctatttttttttaaaaaaaaaaaagctaagaACAATAATAATTTTGGAATCATCCAATTTATAGATTTTCATTTATATCTCCAAtctcaatatattttaaaaaagctAAGACGCGTCTTCAAAATACTGtcatgaaattttgatttcGAGACAATATTAGACCAAGATAGTATATCATCAAGAAACAACTCGTTCGTcaaacatatattaattattcacGGAAAAACGGTTGGGTGGAGAGATTaggtattttttgtttttagttgaatagtattatattattaaaaacacaaataaatagaagagtaagtcttttgtgagacgatctcacgaatttttatttgtgagacaaatcaATTTTAccaatattcataataaaaattattacgtttagcataaaaagtaatatttttcatgaatgatccaaataaaagatctgcctcacaaaatacaactcgtgagatcgtctcatacaagtttttgtctaaattaaaaatataaaatcgcATTTTATGATAGCGGATTCCACGTTAGTTGAAAGTTGATAAACATAGAACCTGGCCGACCCACGTGTCTTGCACAGACCAAACTTTACCACCGCCACATCTGTCGATCAAACCTATTTAAAAATGGCTTGCTTCAACTATCAACAAATCAACCCGTGTCATTCATTCCACGTACCCACGTACGAGCATCTTACGTAATTTTCAAACACAAGCAACAAGACTATAATAGGGTTATTTAGATAAATTAGTTAAAACTATTTTGGTGGAAATCCATGGGAAGACCTGACCAATCGAGAAGAGAGCGGCGCGGCGGTAACTACAAGGGTGTGAGGATGAGAAAATGGGGGAAGTGGGTGGCTGAGGTTCGCCAACCCAAGAGCCGTGATCGAATCTGGTTGGGTTCTTACGAGACTCCAGAGGAAGCGGCCCGAGCTTATGATGCTGCCATGGTTTGCTTGCGTGGACCTTCCGTGGTGCTGAATTTTCCCGACGATCCACCGCCAAGTATTCTGGCAGCGAGTGATGAGTTGTCCAGGTCCCAGATTCAGGTCGCTGCCTCTAAGCATGCTCGCGGGCTGTCTGCGGTTCCGACGCCGGATTCTACGGAATTGAAACAGCCAGAAGTGCAAGATATGCTCTTCGGGGAGAGCAAGGAGTTGGGTTCTTCTTCTTTGGGGCAGTTGGGGGATAGGGAGAGGTGTTTGGAAAGCGGCGGAGAAAATACCGGTGGCCTGTTTGGTGGCACATCACgtttatggaatttttgaaGTATACAGTGAGTTTTTGTTGTAATCATATTCTGTAGTTATTCCAGATGATAATATGTAAATTAAAATAGTAGTTTTTGGTGAATCGTcattcaaatcaaataaaaaagagaTAGAAATTGGAATTCATAGATTTGCTGTTGATtggaatatataaaaattagaaattcaGAACTGCAATTAAATTAGATCTATCTATGTTTGAAGTAGATTTTTTGTGAGATgatatcacgaatctttatatgtgagacatgtcaatcaTACTGATattcagcataaaaagtaatatttttcatggatgactcaaataaatgatccgtctcataaaatacgatatGTGAGATCGTGTCATATAAGTTTTTGCTCAATCTTTGAGTTCTTGTAAAAAAGTATTGATTGAAATTAAATGCTTTTATACGTTATattatatgacaaaaacttgtgtgagacggtctcacgggtcgtatttgtgagacggatctcttatttaggtcatccatgaaagagtattactttttatgctaagagtattactttttattgtgaatatgggtagggttgatccgtctctcagattaagatccgtgagacggtctcacatgagacccactcatattatatatattaaattttatttaagtaaaataaaattaaaatagacAGTTTTTTCAATATAGTTTATTCCTAATTAActcgtaaataaaaaaaaattaataaggtAGAAAAAACACTCATCATTCAAACAacgataaaatattataaaaataataatctcaaGTATTGTCAATTTAGTTTATTCATAGTTTTAACTATAAATTaattgaatataaaaaataattatccatAAAAAACCAACTATACAAATGTGTGCATAAATGCATTAGTAAATATTtacaattatataaatatttgagTATCTCATTGTAAACATAGTAACACTTTCGATATATCAATGTAGCacaaaaatttctttacaaattaATTGATGATGAGCTTATTAAGTAATCTTTATCTTTCTTCGTCGtcttcttatttttttcttatgctttttcatattttatttcaaagttTACATACTTTTTCCTtctcttataattttttttaaatcattgaaatataaaaatcgACTATACGATCACAAACACGTAACACGTGAAGTAGAAcactaatattttattatatttgatgcgtgtcATATTGATTACTAATTGTTCTGGTGTGGCCATGGACATTAAAATATACATCCAATTTTATTCTTGTATTGAATTtgttatgtaattttttttagaaatgttatgtaaattttatgtACGTACACTTATCAGTTATCTCCACGTCCATTTGCAACTTTTTTTTACCGACCTTCTCTCCATTTTTCTCAATCCTCACATTTTTCCTCTCCTCTATTAaaatttcctaaaaaaaatttcttccttgtcatagtaattaaacataaaaaattttgtgaaatgGTCTCataagtcaattttatgagacaaatcttttatttaaatcactcatcaaaaatattattatttttgttgtaaatatcgACAGAGTTGacaaatatcatcaataaaaatatcTGAGACTATCTCACAAAACCTACGCATAATTAAATTGTATAagtcatatattatatttacaatttttatatatttcattacATCTATCAAATTAGTGTTACCTCATCAATAGCTCAAATAATTGTGGGGGTTGTGTGgcgtgtatatatgtatattttaaatgtacaAGGCTACAAGCATGTAGAGTGGTGATGTTTTTTATAACATAGGTTTTAAACTCAAATATCTCATCTCTTTTAGAGACCGGGCTTGTAGCCCAGTGGTCTCACCATTTGTCGGATTAGTCGGTTCTCCGAGTTCGATCATCCCTCTCCACgtgtgttgtaataaaaaaaaaattttcatctcttttaataagtaatactttttcaaatCTAATGAAGTTAGCTCGAATCATTTTTCACGATCATCCAAGTttcgaaaaataataattatgggTTCATATATAAGAATAATTCGggaagaaatataatttaaagcATTTTAAATTGTAGGTGGTTTGAAAACATCCCTAACCCGTACAAAAAGATTGAAGGAAAAAGATTTCTTTCTTAAAGATTGAGATGAGTCGATGGTTGACGCTTATATCTTATTTCCAAACAAGCATAAAAAATCTCTCAAAGTGTGGAACAAGGCTAACTTCGGTAAGAAGATGTTCGATTCAAGTCACCAACACAactttttatttgtatttttcaaaaatatttaagtcttattttgaatataaaaatcagaaaatcgaaTTATTTTTAATCTAATTAAAAGGTTAAGCCTATTcataaaacattttaatttcataaattttcctTCCCGAGCTGCTAAAAAGATGTGGATTGGGGTgcgattttgattatttatttggaTTGAATTGATTTGTCtaataaataaagatatatataaaacgattttataaaaaaaaattataaaatattttaaaaacaaatatgcGTTTACaactattttataata
This genomic interval carries:
- the LOC140961841 gene encoding ethylene-responsive transcription factor ERF017-like codes for the protein MVRSADQSEQPSLPHSERSCDLAAASSSSRKYKGVRRRKWGKYVSEIRLPNSRERIWLGSHDTAEKAARAFDAALFCLRGGKAKFNFPDNPPDIPNGGSLSPGSIQDAAARFAQSAHMDQPIAMTDNSYSKSDSLSSSDFYPQNVGSPSTSVSDVAAQLDNEFSEITLDNAFLDQVLAVGSGNNVHDYGIFSGFDEFLIPHVDYYWPDTNNNIPSSLWNF
- the LOC140961866 gene encoding ethylene-responsive transcription factor ERF017-like; protein product: MGRPDQSRRERRGGNYKGVRMRKWGKWVAEVRQPKSRDRIWLGSYETPEEAARAYDAAMVCLRGPSVVLNFPDDPPPSILAASDELSRSQIQVAASKHARGLSAVPTPDSTELKQPEVQDMLFGESKELGSSSLGQLGDRERCLESGGENTGGLFGGTSRLWNF